A window of Hymenobacter aerilatus contains these coding sequences:
- a CDS encoding cation diffusion facilitator family transporter, producing MLDKKTKNRLGLLSLVVSVALVALKFYAYFMTRSQVVLTDALESIINVFTSGFAFYSIYLASLPKDENHPYGHGKIEHLSVGFEGGLILFAGLYIFYSATRTLFEPHAVAAPDLGVWLLAAAGIINLGIGYVLVREGKRLKSAALVGDGQHLYIDALTSLVSCAALLLVFFTGIVLFDTLAALLLGVVIVVNGYKMVRSSASALMDESDAATVAEVVAELQRHRQPAWIDVHNLRVQRYGANLHIDCHMQMPYYFSLEAIHNELNKIETLMRQHADAEVEMFVHADPCTFRACSLCHMPDCPVRQHAFAHEVEWNLANAVRNERHQLAEG from the coding sequence ATGCTTGATAAGAAAACTAAAAACCGTCTGGGCCTGCTGTCGTTGGTGGTGAGCGTGGCGCTGGTGGCGCTCAAGTTCTACGCCTACTTCATGACCCGCTCGCAGGTGGTGCTCACCGACGCGCTGGAGTCGATTATCAACGTCTTTACCAGTGGGTTTGCTTTTTATAGCATCTACCTGGCCAGCCTACCCAAAGACGAAAACCACCCCTACGGCCACGGCAAAATCGAGCACCTATCGGTGGGGTTCGAGGGCGGACTGATTCTGTTTGCCGGCCTCTATATCTTCTACAGCGCCACGCGCACCCTCTTTGAGCCGCACGCTGTGGCCGCGCCCGACCTGGGCGTATGGCTGCTGGCGGCGGCGGGCATCATCAACCTGGGGATAGGCTACGTGCTGGTGCGCGAGGGCAAGCGCCTGAAATCGGCCGCGCTGGTTGGCGACGGGCAGCACCTCTACATCGACGCACTGACTTCGCTGGTGTCGTGCGCGGCCTTGCTACTGGTGTTTTTCACGGGTATTGTGCTGTTCGATACGCTAGCAGCGCTGTTGCTGGGCGTGGTGATTGTGGTGAATGGCTATAAGATGGTGCGCAGCTCTGCCTCAGCGCTGATGGATGAGTCGGATGCAGCGACGGTGGCCGAGGTGGTGGCTGAGTTGCAACGCCACCGCCAGCCTGCCTGGATAGATGTGCACAACCTGCGCGTGCAGCGCTACGGTGCCAATCTGCATATCGACTGCCACATGCAGATGCCGTATTACTTCAGCCTCGAAGCCATTCACAACGAGCTAAACAAGATTGAAACGCTTATGCGTCAGCACGCCGACGCTGAGGTAGAAATGTTTGTGCACGCCGACCCCTGCACCTTCCGCGCCTGCTCCCTGTGCCACATGCCCGACTGCCCCGTGCGCCAACACGCTTTCGCGCACGAGGTAGAATGGAACCTTGCCAACGCCGTCCGCAACGAGCGGCACCAGCTGGCAGAAGGGTAG
- a CDS encoding amidase, which translates to MIRKALPYLVVGLTCFGAGAFATRPAELPPITLAAAQAAQDLLGLHFSDAQLDSTLSNLRQNRASYEALRKLDLPNSVAPAETFDPRPLRVRQAMQPARVPDAGKLPKLSKVKLPANRGDLAYYTVRQLGELLRTKQLSSEELTRFCLARLKKYDPQLHCVITLTEELAMQQARQADQEIRAGKYRGPLHGIPCGVKDLFSAKGYKTTWGAMPYKDQMLDENSAVVERLEQAGSVLVAKFTLGALAQGDVWFGGKTRSPWKLSEGSSGSSAGSASAVAAGLVPFAIGTETLGSIVSPSTACGTTGLRPTYGRISRAGAMALSWTMDKVGPLTRSAEDCALVLAALAGPDPHDPATLQAPAPFRYAFDTNIRKLRVGYVKTEFDRDYPTKANDQASLEVLRKLGVKLVPLELPTLPAGAMRFGLSVEGATAFDDLTRSGRDGLLVQQHRYAWPNTFRSSRFVPAVEYLQAQRARTLLIEAMDRQLQGLDLYLAPTSSASLTITNLTGHPAVAVPNGFRQSGLPSTITFTGQLYEEGKLLALAKAYQDATDFDEKHPPLFQ; encoded by the coding sequence ATGATAAGAAAAGCCCTACCCTACCTCGTCGTGGGCCTGACCTGCTTCGGCGCGGGCGCCTTTGCCACGCGCCCGGCTGAGCTGCCACCTATCACGCTGGCCGCTGCACAGGCCGCGCAAGACCTGCTGGGCCTGCACTTCTCCGACGCCCAGCTCGACTCTACCCTTAGCAACCTGCGGCAGAACCGCGCCAGCTATGAGGCTCTGCGTAAGCTCGATCTGCCCAACAGCGTCGCTCCCGCCGAAACCTTCGATCCGCGCCCGCTCCGTGTTCGGCAAGCCATGCAGCCCGCCCGCGTGCCGGACGCCGGCAAGCTGCCCAAACTGAGCAAGGTGAAGCTGCCTGCAAACCGCGGCGACCTGGCTTACTACACTGTGCGCCAGCTGGGCGAGCTACTGCGTACCAAACAGCTTTCGTCGGAAGAACTGACGCGATTCTGTCTGGCCCGCCTCAAAAAGTACGATCCGCAGTTGCACTGCGTCATCACCCTCACCGAGGAGCTGGCGATGCAGCAGGCCCGCCAAGCCGACCAGGAAATACGTGCCGGCAAATACCGCGGGCCGCTGCACGGTATTCCGTGCGGGGTGAAGGACTTGTTTAGTGCCAAGGGCTACAAAACCACCTGGGGCGCCATGCCTTATAAAGACCAGATGCTGGACGAAAACTCGGCCGTAGTGGAGCGCTTGGAGCAGGCCGGGTCGGTGCTGGTGGCCAAGTTTACGCTGGGCGCGCTGGCTCAGGGCGACGTGTGGTTTGGGGGCAAAACCCGCTCGCCGTGGAAGCTGAGCGAGGGCAGCAGCGGCTCGTCGGCGGGGTCGGCCTCGGCGGTGGCAGCGGGGCTGGTGCCGTTTGCCATCGGCACCGAAACGCTGGGGTCCATTGTGAGTCCCAGCACGGCTTGCGGTACCACCGGCCTGCGGCCTACCTACGGGCGTATCAGCAGGGCCGGGGCTATGGCCCTGAGCTGGACCATGGACAAGGTAGGGCCGCTTACCCGCTCAGCTGAAGATTGCGCCCTGGTGCTAGCCGCCCTGGCCGGCCCCGACCCCCACGACCCAGCTACCCTGCAAGCACCTGCGCCCTTCCGCTACGCCTTCGATACCAATATCAGGAAGCTACGGGTAGGCTACGTGAAAACGGAGTTTGACCGCGACTACCCTACCAAGGCCAACGACCAGGCGAGCTTGGAGGTGCTGCGCAAGCTAGGTGTGAAACTGGTGCCGCTGGAGCTGCCTACCCTGCCGGCCGGGGCTATGCGCTTCGGTCTCTCAGTAGAAGGCGCTACTGCCTTCGACGACCTCACCCGCTCGGGCCGCGACGGGCTGCTGGTGCAGCAGCACCGCTACGCCTGGCCCAACACGTTCCGGTCGTCGCGCTTTGTACCGGCAGTGGAGTACCTCCAGGCCCAACGAGCCCGCACGTTGCTGATAGAAGCCATGGACCGGCAGCTGCAGGGCTTGGACCTTTACCTGGCGCCCACCAGTAGCGCTAGCCTCACCATCACCAACCTCACCGGCCACCCGGCCGTAGCCGTGCCGAATGGCTTCCGCCAGAGCGGCCTACCCAGTACCATCACCTTCACCGGCCAGCTCTACGAAGAAGGCAAGTTGCTGGCCCTAGCAAAAGCCTACCAAGACGCCACGGACTTTGACGAGAAGCATCCGCCGCTGTTTCAATAA
- a CDS encoding GNAT family N-acetyltransferase, with amino-acid sequence MHSQTNPDGFRISTNPAELDIAAIHRYLSEDSYWATNMPLETLERAIANSLNFGLFTPDGQLAGFARVITDRATFAWLCDVFVLPEFRGRGLSKWLMEVIWAHPELKDQRRHMLATIDAHGLYQQFGFTPLSSPERFLEKRRLNPYGAPTKN; translated from the coding sequence ATGCATTCCCAAACCAACCCCGACGGCTTCCGCATCAGCACCAACCCGGCCGAGTTAGACATAGCCGCCATTCACCGCTATCTGTCCGAAGACTCCTACTGGGCCACCAATATGCCGCTGGAAACCCTGGAACGCGCCATTGCTAACTCACTCAACTTTGGGCTGTTTACGCCCGATGGCCAATTGGCGGGCTTCGCGCGGGTCATTACGGACCGGGCCACGTTTGCCTGGCTCTGCGACGTATTTGTGCTACCCGAGTTCCGAGGTAGGGGGCTGTCGAAATGGCTGATGGAGGTGATATGGGCGCACCCCGAGCTGAAAGACCAGCGTCGGCACATGCTGGCTACTATAGATGCGCACGGCCTGTACCAGCAGTTCGGCTTCACACCGCTCTCTTCTCCTGAGCGTTTTTTGGAAAAACGCCGGTTAAATCCGTACGGAGCCCCTACAAAGAACTAA
- a CDS encoding HD domain-containing protein: MTNSTLSNRWHQLTAPLLPDEAARAAAYEQLSAAYSASDRHYHTLHHVRALLDVAERHASTLQDSTVVQLAIWFHDAVYSARRSDNEERSAALALKFLEQTTLPAARRQRVAYLIERTKDHTQPLSAPDADLAFFLDADLQILGAPEADYWQYARQIRQEYRLIPDLLYRPGRRKVLEKMLAAPTLYRTPEFRQRLEDTARRNLRLELADL; the protein is encoded by the coding sequence GTGACAAATTCTACCTTATCTAACCGCTGGCATCAGCTGACGGCTCCTCTTCTACCCGATGAGGCCGCCCGAGCCGCAGCGTACGAACAACTTAGCGCCGCCTATTCTGCTTCCGACCGCCATTACCACACCCTGCACCACGTGCGGGCGCTGCTAGATGTTGCTGAGCGCCATGCCTCTACCCTGCAAGACTCCACGGTAGTGCAGCTTGCCATCTGGTTTCATGATGCCGTGTACAGTGCTCGTCGCTCCGACAATGAGGAGCGTAGCGCAGCGCTGGCCTTGAAGTTTCTGGAGCAAACCACCTTGCCTGCCGCCCGCCGGCAGCGCGTGGCCTATCTCATCGAGCGCACCAAAGACCACACGCAGCCGCTTTCTGCACCGGATGCCGACTTGGCGTTTTTCCTGGATGCTGATCTGCAAATCCTGGGTGCGCCGGAGGCCGATTATTGGCAGTACGCCCGCCAGATCCGGCAAGAGTATCGCCTGATTCCGGATTTGCTCTACCGCCCCGGCCGGCGCAAAGTATTGGAGAAGATGCTGGCTGCGCCTACCCTGTACCGCACGCCCGAGTTTCGGCAGCGGCTGGAAGACACCGCCCGCCGCAACCTGCGCCTGGAGTTAGCCGATTTGTAG
- a CDS encoding S9 family peptidase, with product MRKLSALLVITSALPLAASAQTASTASPLAPLTVEKIMRDPTQWLGTSPSNVFWSEDGKRIYFSWNPDKNRQDSLYSVTPGGGSARKVGFREQQALPAGSGTYDERYTRKVYEKDGDIFLLDLKAGTIRQVTNTAERESSPDFALRGQLVSYARGGNLFTWNPATGETVQRTDFRKGLKPKTSLTDPGEKFLKAQQLALFDIIRQRDQDAKARERVQKALSKLRPKPIYLGQQSVRSLQLSPDGRYVTYSLVQEPASEKVAIVPAFVTASGFTEDISTRTKVGAPQTALQLGIYDVGRDTTFVLGYKELQGLDEQPAYRKEYQLKAKAPTPADSAKAATAAKKEKPATELRRVQPYGPVWSSDGKHAFVVIRSADNKDRWIVGLDPATQKITLLDRQHDDAWINGPGIGYGTGNVGWLPDNRRMWFQSEATGYSHLYTIDVTNGQKKALTSGKFEILNAQLSRDKKTWYLTANKPEPGQQQFYRMPVEGGPMTQITSKVGANEVTLSPDEKTLAVRYSYSNKPWELYVMDNKPGAKMRQLTHSTTPEFESYPWREPEVVTFKARDGADVYARLYRPATPAAQGPAVIFVHGAGYLQNAHKWWSSYFREYMFHNLLVEKGYTVLDMDYRGSAGYGRDVRTGIYRYMGGKDLTDHVDGAKMLAEKYGVSPQRIGIYGGSYGGFITLMAMFTQPEVFKAGAALRSVTDWAHYNHGYTDNILNEPYNDSIAYVRSSPIYYADGLKGALLMCHGMVDTNVHFQDIVRLSQRLIELHKENWELAVYPVENHGFEEPASWTDEYKRILKLFEMNLKPAGIGSSSGTGQ from the coding sequence ATGCGAAAACTCTCCGCTCTGCTTGTAATCACTAGCGCATTGCCACTGGCTGCTAGTGCCCAAACGGCTTCCACTGCATCGCCGCTGGCTCCGCTAACCGTGGAGAAAATTATGCGCGACCCTACCCAGTGGCTGGGCACGTCGCCCAGCAACGTGTTTTGGAGTGAGGATGGCAAGCGCATCTATTTCAGCTGGAACCCCGACAAAAACCGCCAGGACTCCTTGTATTCCGTGACGCCAGGCGGCGGTTCTGCCCGGAAGGTCGGCTTTCGGGAGCAGCAAGCCCTACCCGCCGGTAGCGGTACCTACGATGAGCGGTACACCCGCAAGGTGTACGAAAAGGACGGCGACATTTTTCTGTTGGATCTGAAAGCGGGCACCATCCGGCAGGTGACGAACACCGCTGAGCGCGAATCCAGCCCCGATTTTGCGTTGCGTGGTCAGCTGGTAAGCTACGCCCGCGGCGGCAACCTGTTCACCTGGAATCCTGCCACCGGCGAAACGGTTCAGCGCACCGACTTCCGCAAGGGCTTGAAGCCCAAAACTAGCCTTACTGACCCCGGAGAGAAATTCTTGAAAGCGCAGCAGCTGGCGCTATTCGACATCATTCGGCAGCGCGACCAGGATGCCAAGGCCCGCGAGCGGGTGCAAAAAGCCCTTAGCAAGCTGCGGCCCAAGCCCATCTATCTGGGTCAGCAATCGGTGCGCAGCCTCCAGCTCTCCCCCGATGGCCGCTACGTGACCTATTCCCTGGTGCAAGAGCCGGCCAGCGAGAAAGTAGCTATTGTGCCGGCCTTCGTGACGGCCTCAGGTTTCACCGAGGATATTTCGACCCGCACCAAGGTAGGCGCCCCGCAAACGGCGTTGCAATTGGGTATTTATGATGTGGGTAGGGATACTACGTTTGTACTGGGTTACAAAGAATTACAAGGGCTCGACGAGCAGCCGGCCTACCGTAAGGAGTATCAACTGAAAGCCAAAGCACCTACCCCCGCCGACTCAGCCAAAGCTGCTACGGCCGCCAAAAAGGAAAAGCCAGCCACCGAGCTGCGCCGCGTGCAGCCCTACGGCCCCGTGTGGAGCTCCGATGGCAAGCATGCTTTCGTAGTCATTCGCTCGGCCGACAACAAGGACCGCTGGATTGTGGGCCTCGACCCTGCTACCCAGAAAATTACCCTTCTGGACCGTCAGCACGACGACGCCTGGATCAATGGGCCTGGCATTGGCTATGGCACCGGCAACGTGGGCTGGCTGCCCGACAACCGGCGCATGTGGTTTCAGAGCGAAGCCACAGGCTACTCCCACCTCTACACCATCGATGTCACCAACGGCCAGAAAAAGGCACTCACCAGCGGCAAGTTTGAAATCCTGAATGCCCAGCTCAGCCGCGACAAGAAAACCTGGTACCTCACTGCCAACAAGCCCGAGCCCGGCCAGCAGCAGTTCTACCGTATGCCAGTAGAAGGCGGCCCCATGACGCAGATTACCAGTAAGGTAGGCGCCAACGAAGTCACGCTCTCGCCCGACGAAAAGACCTTGGCCGTGCGCTACAGCTACTCCAACAAGCCCTGGGAGCTGTACGTGATGGACAACAAGCCCGGCGCCAAAATGCGCCAGCTCACGCACTCCACTACCCCCGAGTTTGAAAGCTACCCCTGGCGCGAACCGGAAGTTGTGACCTTCAAAGCCCGCGACGGCGCCGATGTGTATGCCCGCCTTTACCGCCCCGCTACCCCCGCGGCGCAAGGTCCGGCCGTGATTTTTGTGCATGGTGCTGGCTACCTGCAAAACGCGCACAAGTGGTGGAGCAGCTACTTCCGCGAGTACATGTTCCATAATCTGCTGGTAGAGAAAGGCTACACCGTACTGGACATGGACTACCGCGGCTCGGCCGGCTACGGCCGCGACGTACGCACCGGCATCTACCGCTATATGGGTGGCAAAGACCTCACCGACCACGTAGACGGCGCCAAGATGTTAGCTGAAAAATACGGAGTCAGCCCCCAGCGCATTGGTATTTACGGTGGCAGCTACGGCGGCTTCATCACGCTCATGGCCATGTTCACCCAGCCCGAGGTGTTTAAAGCCGGTGCGGCCCTGCGCTCCGTCACGGACTGGGCGCACTACAACCACGGCTACACCGACAATATCCTCAATGAGCCCTACAACGACAGCATCGCCTACGTCCGCTCCTCGCCCATCTACTACGCAGATGGCTTAAAGGGCGCCCTACTCATGTGCCATGGCATGGTGGACACCAACGTGCATTTTCAGGACATTGTGCGCCTTTCGCAGCGCCTCATCGAGCTACACAAAGAAAACTGGGAGCTGGCCGTCTACCCCGTCGAGAACCACGGCTTCGAGGAACCCGCCTCTTGGACCGACGAATACAAACGGATTCTGAAGCTGTTCGAGATGAATCTGAAGCCCGCCGGGATAGGGAGCAGTAGTGGTACCGGACAGTAG
- a CDS encoding phosphatase PAP2 family protein — MKYPPSFVLVTLLTMATLPVATAQKAPSPYKTRFAVDAPITAGLGTISGLGLYLVSQKDGLNDAQLATLNKNDVPKFDRFSAGYYSTTAQTVGDFIVYPTLLIAPGLLALNGDVRGRYGQVLGLYLQTLAAQNAIFTMTIGTTTRYRPFLYGTEGGSDRNSHISTNSFYAGHTANTAAATFFAAKVYHDFHPGSAAEPFVWTAAALVPAAQAYTRLKAGKHFLSDNIVGYAIGAATGIVVPQLHKTAERTGLSLTPVQGININGYGYSGLAITKRL; from the coding sequence ATGAAATACCCTCCCTCCTTTGTGCTGGTTACCTTACTAACCATGGCCACTTTACCTGTGGCAACGGCTCAGAAAGCGCCTTCGCCCTATAAAACACGCTTTGCCGTGGATGCGCCCATCACGGCGGGGCTGGGTACCATTAGCGGCTTAGGGTTATATTTAGTCTCACAGAAAGATGGCCTGAATGACGCTCAGCTAGCGACGCTGAACAAGAACGACGTACCCAAATTCGACCGATTCTCGGCTGGTTACTACAGTACTACTGCCCAAACGGTAGGAGACTTCATTGTATATCCTACCCTGCTTATTGCGCCGGGCTTGCTGGCGCTGAATGGTGATGTGCGCGGGCGGTATGGTCAAGTGCTGGGCCTGTACTTGCAGACTCTGGCAGCCCAGAACGCCATTTTCACTATGACTATTGGTACTACTACACGCTACCGTCCTTTCCTATATGGTACCGAGGGAGGCAGCGACCGAAACAGCCATATCTCTACCAACTCTTTCTACGCTGGTCATACTGCTAATACCGCAGCGGCTACTTTTTTTGCAGCCAAAGTATACCACGATTTTCATCCTGGCTCAGCGGCCGAACCGTTTGTGTGGACGGCAGCGGCCTTGGTGCCAGCTGCGCAAGCTTATACGCGCCTTAAAGCGGGCAAGCACTTTTTGTCCGACAACATCGTAGGCTATGCCATTGGCGCAGCCACAGGCATCGTGGTTCCCCAGTTGCACAAAACCGCCGAGCGCACTGGCCTTTCGCTAACGCCGGTGCAGGGAATTAATATTAACGGCTACGGGTATAGTGGCCTGGCTATTACGAAGCGGCTGTAA
- the metK gene encoding methionine adenosyltransferase: MPYLFTSESVSEGHPDKIADQISDAILDEFLRQDPTSKVACETLVTTDYVLLAGEIKSTAQVDVEQIARDVIRRIGYNNPDYKFDGNTCQVENRLHAQSPDINQGVERQNPEEQGAGDQGMMFGYATRETENYMPLALDLSHRLLRELAAIRKEGKEMTYLRPDAKAQVTIRYADDNTPEAIETIVVSTQHDEFDESEEKMLTQIATDIKTILIPRVKANLSADVQRLFTDQITYHINPTGKFVIGGPHGDSGLTGRKIIVDTYGGKGAHGGGAFSGKDSSKVDRSAAYAARHIAKNLVAAGVADQVLVQVAYAIGVAKPVGVYVTTYGTTKATNPSGQLLTDGEISAKVQQLFDMRPYAIVQRLGLQKPIFGATAAYGHMGRQPGQVSLNGNGQTAETFTWEKLDYVEQIKGAFEL, translated from the coding sequence ATGCCGTACTTGTTCACCTCCGAATCGGTTTCGGAAGGCCACCCCGATAAAATAGCCGACCAGATTTCGGACGCTATCCTCGACGAATTTCTGCGTCAGGACCCCACTTCCAAGGTGGCCTGCGAAACGCTCGTTACCACCGACTATGTACTGCTCGCCGGCGAAATCAAATCTACGGCACAGGTAGACGTAGAACAGATTGCCCGCGACGTGATTCGTCGCATCGGTTATAACAACCCCGACTACAAGTTCGACGGCAACACCTGCCAGGTAGAAAATCGCCTGCACGCGCAGTCGCCCGATATCAACCAAGGTGTAGAGCGTCAAAACCCCGAAGAGCAGGGGGCCGGCGACCAGGGCATGATGTTCGGCTACGCTACCCGCGAGACCGAGAACTACATGCCCCTAGCGCTGGACCTATCGCACCGGCTGCTGCGCGAGTTGGCCGCCATTCGCAAGGAGGGTAAGGAAATGACTTACCTTCGGCCCGATGCTAAGGCCCAGGTGACCATCCGCTACGCCGACGACAATACGCCCGAAGCCATCGAAACCATTGTGGTGAGCACCCAGCACGATGAGTTCGACGAATCGGAGGAAAAGATGCTCACGCAGATTGCCACCGACATCAAAACCATCCTGATTCCGCGTGTGAAAGCTAATCTGAGCGCTGATGTGCAACGCCTCTTCACCGACCAGATTACTTACCACATCAATCCTACCGGCAAGTTTGTAATCGGTGGGCCGCACGGCGACTCCGGCCTCACGGGGCGCAAAATTATTGTGGATACCTACGGCGGCAAGGGCGCCCACGGCGGTGGTGCTTTCTCCGGCAAAGACTCCTCCAAAGTAGACCGCTCGGCTGCGTACGCGGCGCGGCACATTGCCAAAAACCTGGTAGCCGCTGGCGTGGCCGATCAAGTGCTGGTACAGGTAGCCTATGCTATTGGCGTAGCCAAGCCAGTAGGCGTGTACGTGACCACCTATGGCACCACCAAGGCTACCAACCCCAGCGGCCAACTACTCACCGATGGTGAAATTTCGGCGAAAGTGCAGCAGCTGTTTGATATGCGCCCATACGCCATTGTGCAGCGCCTGGGCCTGCAAAAGCCCATCTTCGGCGCCACGGCAGCCTACGGACACATGGGCCGTCAGCCCGGTCAGGTTTCGTTGAATGGCAACGGCCAAACCGCCGAAACCTTCACCTGGGAAAAGCTCGACTACGTGGAGCAGATTAAGGGAGCGTTTGAACTATAA
- the hpf gene encoding ribosome hibernation-promoting factor, HPF/YfiA family gives MKVQMHSVHFTADQSLLDFIQKRLDKLETFYDRVTEGEVILKLNNKDGISNKTLEVKLLVPGSTIFCQEEAPTFESAADAAYECLRRQIVKYKEKHMSH, from the coding sequence ATGAAAGTACAGATGCATTCGGTGCACTTCACTGCCGACCAATCCTTGCTCGATTTCATCCAGAAGCGCCTCGACAAACTGGAAACCTTCTATGACCGCGTGACAGAAGGCGAAGTTATTCTGAAGTTGAACAACAAAGATGGCATTAGCAATAAAACCCTGGAAGTGAAGCTACTGGTACCTGGCTCCACTATTTTTTGCCAGGAAGAAGCGCCTACCTTCGAGTCGGCGGCTGATGCAGCGTATGAATGCCTACGCCGACAGATCGTGAAGTACAAGGAAAAACACATGTCACACTAA
- a CDS encoding tyrosine-type recombinase/integrase translates to MELFFEYLRFEKRYSPHTLLSYQTDLRQFAEYLLVEYELVEPAQADHTLIRSWVVSLMQQELDPRTVNRKIACLRSYYKFLLQTGVATRNPMLRIKSPKVAKKLPDFVPEDSLNGLLNSFEFPGTFAGVRDQLLLELLYGTGIRLSELIGIHHDDVSLAGRTVRVTGKGNKQRIVPLNPTLLAVLDKYLLQKQQEFGTADNAQRVLLVTDKGDPLYEKFVYRTVKHYLSQITTASSQQHPHVLRHSFATHLLGKGADLNAIKELLGHANLAATQVYTHLSIDKLKAVFEQAHPKA, encoded by the coding sequence ATGGAATTGTTTTTTGAGTACCTACGCTTCGAAAAGCGTTATAGTCCGCACACTTTACTGTCATACCAAACGGATTTGCGACAGTTTGCTGAGTATCTACTGGTGGAGTATGAACTGGTAGAGCCGGCCCAAGCTGATCACACACTGATTCGTAGTTGGGTAGTGAGCCTGATGCAGCAGGAGTTGGATCCGCGCACCGTAAACCGCAAAATTGCCTGTCTACGCTCCTACTATAAGTTTCTACTACAAACGGGTGTTGCCACACGCAACCCCATGCTGCGCATCAAGTCGCCGAAGGTAGCGAAGAAGCTGCCCGACTTTGTACCCGAGGACTCATTAAACGGGCTACTGAATTCATTTGAATTTCCAGGCACTTTTGCTGGCGTGCGCGACCAATTGTTGCTCGAATTGCTCTATGGCACAGGAATCCGCTTATCAGAGTTGATTGGCATCCACCACGATGACGTAAGCCTGGCCGGCCGCACAGTGCGCGTTACAGGAAAAGGCAACAAGCAGCGCATAGTGCCACTCAACCCTACTTTATTGGCTGTGTTAGACAAATACTTACTGCAAAAGCAGCAGGAATTTGGGACGGCCGACAACGCCCAGCGGGTGCTCCTCGTTACGGATAAGGGAGACCCGCTCTACGAGAAGTTTGTCTATCGTACTGTGAAGCACTATCTGAGCCAGATCACCACCGCGTCGTCGCAGCAACATCCGCACGTGCTGCGACATTCCTTTGCTACGCACCTGCTTGGCAAAGGGGCCGACCTCAATGCTATTAAAGAGCTGTTGGGGCATGCTAATCTGGCTGCTACTCAAGTGTACACGCATTTATCGATTGACAAGCTAAAAGCGGTTTTTGAGCAGGCTCATCCAAAAGCCTAA
- the rpsU gene encoding 30S ribosomal protein S21: MIIVQIKENESVDRALKRFKKKFERTGVLKELRRRTFFQKPSVTNRKQKEKAIYKQATYGTGND; this comes from the coding sequence ATGATCATCGTCCAAATCAAGGAGAACGAGTCGGTAGACCGCGCGCTGAAGCGCTTCAAGAAGAAATTTGAGCGCACAGGCGTGCTGAAAGAGCTGCGTCGCCGCACGTTCTTCCAGAAGCCGTCGGTAACCAATCGCAAGCAGAAAGAGAAGGCTATCTACAAGCAAGCCACCTACGGCACGGGCAACGACTAG